In Xenopus tropicalis strain Nigerian chromosome 5, UCB_Xtro_10.0, whole genome shotgun sequence, one genomic interval encodes:
- the LOC100493771 gene encoding uncharacterized protein LOC100493771 isoform X1, giving the protein MMTELDFISRRSPVVCTGGCVASSQPLATDIGLDILKKGGNAADAAVAVAAALNVTEPCSTGIGGDCFCLYYSAETKQLHGLNGSGRSPMTLSIDLLKEKGFNEENPVPPTHALNITVPGAAAAWVDTVSFFGSKKLTLDEILKPAIELAENGFPVSEICSYIWNKRAHLFQSPNNLYGQELLIGGQAPQHGQLFRNPSLANTFKVLSEMGKKGFYEGRIAEAVVQIVKKNGGVMQLDDLASHATEKVQPIYATYKGIKVWELPPNGQGIIALMALNMLESFHLKDMGHNSTDYLHILTEVLKLSALDGSWYCTDPAYTSVPVEQLLSKSYAERRAKLINLQRASEDNTHGNPYETGSDTVYFSVVDPQGNACSFINSNYQDFGTGLVPEACGFTLQNRGKNFSLSKDHPNCLAPGKRPFHTIIPAMATTADTQDLLCCFGVMGAFMQAQGHVQVLLNMAEFGMNPQQALDAPRFYVEYYKQVTGQKWQLYLEDGISKMTADELEARGHEIHWPICSHDRKLFGRGQIISKGDWWRPSDVCSNDSKVWWAGSDPRADGCAMGYCMK; this is encoded by the exons ATGATGACTGAACTGGATTTCATTTCAAGACGATCCCCTGTTGTGTGTACTGGTGGTTGTGTAGCATCAAGTCAGCCGCTTGCAACAGATATTGGCCTAG ATATTCTGAAAAAAGGGGGAAATGCAGCTGATGCCGCGGTTGCTGTTGCTGCTGCCCTTAATGTTACTGAACCCTGTAGCACTGGAATCGGTGGAGACTGCTTTTGTCTGTATTACAGTGCAGAAACTAAACAGCTCCATGGACTCAATGGAAG TGGAAGATCTCCAATGACGCTCAGCATTGATCTGTTGAAAGAAAAAGGATTTAATGAGGAAAATCCTGTCCCTCCAACCCATGCACTCAACATCACAGTCCCTGGGGCTGCAGCTGCTTGGGTTGACACTGTTTCTTTCTTTGGAAGTAAAAAG CTAACATTGGATGAGATACTTAAGCCTGCAATTGAACTGGCTGAAAATGGCTTCCCAGTGTCTGAAATTTGTTCTTACATATGGAATAAAAGAGCCCACCTTTTCCAGAGTCCAAATAACCTGTATGGGCAAGAATTGCTCATTGGTGGGCAAGCTCCACAACATGGACAGCTTTTCAGAAATCCTTCTTTGGCAAATACATTTAAG GTTTTGTCTGAAATGGGGAAGAAGGGATTCTATGAAGGTCGGATTGCAGAAGCTGTTGTGCAAATTGTGAAGAAAAATGGCGGAGTTATGCAGCTAGATGACTTGGCAAGCCATGCAACCGAAAAAGTGCAACCCATATATGCCACATATAAG GGAATAAAAGTTTGGGAATTACCTCCAAATGGACAAGGAATCATAGCTCTTATGGCTCTAAATATGCTGGAAAGCTTTCATTTGAAAG ATATGGGCCACAATAGCACAGATTATCTGCACATCCTAACTGAAGTTCTGAAGTTAAGTGCTTTAGATGGTTCATGGTACTGCACTGACCCTGCTTATACTTCTGTACCTGTGGAACAGTTGCTCAGTAAATCCTACGCTGAAAGAAGAGCAAAGCTTATCAATCTGCAAAG AGCATCAGAAGATAATACCCATGGAAACCCTTATGAAACTGGGAGTGACACCGTTTATTTTTCTGTGGTAGATCCCCAAGGCAATGCCTGTTCTTTTATAAACAGCAATTATCAAGATTTTGGCACAGGACTAGTGCCAGAGGCCTGTGGGTTTACCTTGCAA aaccGAGGGAAAAACTTTTCACTGTCAAAGGACCATCCAAACTGCTTAGCACCTGGCAAACGTCCCTTTCATACCATCATCCCCGCCATGGCTACAACTGCAGATACGCAGGACTTGTTGTGTTGTTTTGGTGTGATGGGAGCATTCATGCAAGCTCAGGGACACGTTCAG GTTCTTTTAAACATGGCAGAATTTGGGATGAATCCTCAGCAAGCCCTTGATGCTCCTCGCTTTTATGTAGAATACTACAAACAAG TTACAGGCCAGAAATGGCAGCTGTACCTTGAGGATGGAATTTCCAAGATGACAGCGGATGAACTGGAAGCAAGAGGCCATGAGATCCACTGGCCAATTTGTAGCCACGATAGGAAGCTATTTGGACGTGGCCAGATCATCTCCAAAGGGGACTGGTGGAGGCCCAGTGATGTCTGTAGTAATGATAGCAAGGTGTGGTGGGCTGGATCAGATCCCAGAGCAGATGGCTGTGCAATGGGATACTGCATGAAGTAA
- the LOC100493771 gene encoding uncharacterized protein LOC100493771 isoform X2, whose product MMTELDFISRRSPVVCTGGCVASSQPLATDIGLDILKKGGNAADAAVAVAAALNVTEPCSTGIGGDCFCLYYSAETKQLHGLNGSGRSPMTLSIDLLKEKGFNEENPVPPTHALNITVPGAAAAWVDTVSFFGSKKLTLDEILKPAIELAENGFPVSEICSYIWNKRAHLFQSPNNLYGQELLIGGQAPQHGQLFRNPSLANTFKVLSEMGKKGFYEGRIAEAVVQIVKKNGGVMQLDDLASHATEKVQPIYATYKGIKVWELPPNGQGIIALMALNMLESFHLKDMGHNSTDYLHILTEVLKLSALDGSWYCTDPAYTSVPVEQLLSKSYAERRAKLINLQRASEDNTHGNPYETGSDTVYFSVVDPQGNACSFINSNYQDFGTGLVPEACGFTLQNRGKNFSLSKDHPNCLAPGKRPFHTIIPAMATTADTQDLLCCFGVMGAFMQAQGHVQVLLNMAEFGMNPQQALDAPRFYVEYYKQGQKWQLYLEDGISKMTADELEARGHEIHWPICSHDRKLFGRGQIISKGDWWRPSDVCSNDSKVWWAGSDPRADGCAMGYCMK is encoded by the exons ATGATGACTGAACTGGATTTCATTTCAAGACGATCCCCTGTTGTGTGTACTGGTGGTTGTGTAGCATCAAGTCAGCCGCTTGCAACAGATATTGGCCTAG ATATTCTGAAAAAAGGGGGAAATGCAGCTGATGCCGCGGTTGCTGTTGCTGCTGCCCTTAATGTTACTGAACCCTGTAGCACTGGAATCGGTGGAGACTGCTTTTGTCTGTATTACAGTGCAGAAACTAAACAGCTCCATGGACTCAATGGAAG TGGAAGATCTCCAATGACGCTCAGCATTGATCTGTTGAAAGAAAAAGGATTTAATGAGGAAAATCCTGTCCCTCCAACCCATGCACTCAACATCACAGTCCCTGGGGCTGCAGCTGCTTGGGTTGACACTGTTTCTTTCTTTGGAAGTAAAAAG CTAACATTGGATGAGATACTTAAGCCTGCAATTGAACTGGCTGAAAATGGCTTCCCAGTGTCTGAAATTTGTTCTTACATATGGAATAAAAGAGCCCACCTTTTCCAGAGTCCAAATAACCTGTATGGGCAAGAATTGCTCATTGGTGGGCAAGCTCCACAACATGGACAGCTTTTCAGAAATCCTTCTTTGGCAAATACATTTAAG GTTTTGTCTGAAATGGGGAAGAAGGGATTCTATGAAGGTCGGATTGCAGAAGCTGTTGTGCAAATTGTGAAGAAAAATGGCGGAGTTATGCAGCTAGATGACTTGGCAAGCCATGCAACCGAAAAAGTGCAACCCATATATGCCACATATAAG GGAATAAAAGTTTGGGAATTACCTCCAAATGGACAAGGAATCATAGCTCTTATGGCTCTAAATATGCTGGAAAGCTTTCATTTGAAAG ATATGGGCCACAATAGCACAGATTATCTGCACATCCTAACTGAAGTTCTGAAGTTAAGTGCTTTAGATGGTTCATGGTACTGCACTGACCCTGCTTATACTTCTGTACCTGTGGAACAGTTGCTCAGTAAATCCTACGCTGAAAGAAGAGCAAAGCTTATCAATCTGCAAAG AGCATCAGAAGATAATACCCATGGAAACCCTTATGAAACTGGGAGTGACACCGTTTATTTTTCTGTGGTAGATCCCCAAGGCAATGCCTGTTCTTTTATAAACAGCAATTATCAAGATTTTGGCACAGGACTAGTGCCAGAGGCCTGTGGGTTTACCTTGCAA aaccGAGGGAAAAACTTTTCACTGTCAAAGGACCATCCAAACTGCTTAGCACCTGGCAAACGTCCCTTTCATACCATCATCCCCGCCATGGCTACAACTGCAGATACGCAGGACTTGTTGTGTTGTTTTGGTGTGATGGGAGCATTCATGCAAGCTCAGGGACACGTTCAG GTTCTTTTAAACATGGCAGAATTTGGGATGAATCCTCAGCAAGCCCTTGATGCTCCTCGCTTTTATGTAGAATACTACAAACAAG GCCAGAAATGGCAGCTGTACCTTGAGGATGGAATTTCCAAGATGACAGCGGATGAACTGGAAGCAAGAGGCCATGAGATCCACTGGCCAATTTGTAGCCACGATAGGAAGCTATTTGGACGTGGCCAGATCATCTCCAAAGGGGACTGGTGGAGGCCCAGTGATGTCTGTAGTAATGATAGCAAGGTGTGGTGGGCTGGATCAGATCCCAGAGCAGATGGCTGTGCAATGGGATACTGCATGAAGTAA